The Coccidioides posadasii str. Silveira chromosome 2, complete sequence genomic interval CAGAAAGACCAAGTCTGACGATAGCCCAATCGACATGTCCCGGATCTCTGGAGCGTGCAGTCTCCCATCCATCCCCCATATTGACTCCCCTGCCGGGTAGCAGGAGGTTAGAAGCAGGTGTAAAGTGTTGGTCACTAACTGAAGTCACTACGGCACCAAAAAGCGCTGACGAGAGCTCTTCAAGGGGCAATACGCTCCGGTCCGAGGTATTTCTGAGGGCGGGCGGCAACGACGGCGCAACCGCATGGCCGTATAGGCGGAGTCTCGCGAAGCCACCGTCCGGATACATCCGCACACGCACATGTGTAAGTGGAGCTGAGGGTGTCTTCAACGCCCAGGCGTGACGTCTCGATGGCCCACAGTGCTGGATGGGCAGAATCGTACTCCAGCCCTGGTACCCCGGGCTTGTGACGGGATGCTCGTCGCCCTGTCCGGTTTCACCAGATATATACGTTCCCTCGACGAGAACGCTCTCACCATAGTTGCCTACGAAGTGCGCGGTGTCGATCTCCACACCTTCGACGATGCCGCTTCCGACGCCTAGCTGGATGACTGCCCAGTCGAACGGCTGGGGATTGTGCCGTCTGGTTTCCCAGCCGTCGTACCAGGCTCCGGTATGCACGAAGACTCCTGGGCGGTGGATTGGCGGAGTAGGAGTGAGAAGGTTGGATGCAGCGGCGAAGTATTCATCGCTGCAGGAAAGGACTTTGGATTCCAGAGCGGAGGAAGCGAGATTGGTCGTCTTTGAAAATTGCTTGTCTATATGCTGAGGAGAGATGGGAATAATGTTGGCTTTGGTAATGGTCTCCATAGTTCGATTTCTCTACGAGCTTACAGAGAAAAGCTAAAGACAAGAATATAGCGCTCTTTTGTCTGAGGATCGAGCTGGACTGAATAGTTTATTGTACAAGCCTTGATCAGGATTTCGGCAGCTATATATAGTCAGCCATTCCGCGAGAACTAAACAATGGCAAAGTTAATTGCGGGCTGGAACGGCGTTCGGAGTCTGCCGATGAAACTCTCGGGAGATCTTAAAACTAGAGGTAGCGTCCTGTGTGACTCGAAGTCGGTTGATAAAACACTGCGAAATTGCCGTTCTAGGTCTACCGATGAAGTGAGATGTAAAGAAAGGAggggaagatgaagaaacaCCAAATAGTTAGTTAATATCGTCCGGGATTCATCGGCCGGAGCGATCTTCTCCTGTACCGGGAGAGGCGGTTGTCATTCATTCGGATGGATGACGATCAGGAGTGACATCATTCGTCCTCCGTGTCACCGCCGCCACACAAGTACCTGGTGATTGGCAATCGCGGCGTGCTCATTGCTGGCCAGATGCCCATGCAGAATTGGAGGCATTATTAAAACCTTTACAGTGATGCTCGGTCGGATGTGATGATATCAACGGGAGCAAGCGTTGTAATTTGAAGACAAGCCTTGTCGATTGCACCATATAACTACGTGCTCCGTAGATTCGACTCGCTACAGCCGGTAGCCAGTGAACTTCACCAGTCCAGGTCCCCATCGAAGCATGTCCCCCATACGCTCCGCATCACCCCCCTTTTGACTATTGAATTCGTCCATTTGCTGTTTTAGGAGGAACTGCACTACTTTTCGATCAGCTCGTGGTAACACATCCACACTGCAATGAAAGATGGCTTCAGCTACTGGAATTCCCGAAGCGCGGCCGGCCTCTATTCATGAGAACGGAGAGGAAGAACCGCTGCTTGGACGTCCGGGCGACGTGACCCAGAAGGAGAATCAGAGCATTTTAATAAACCTGGTTACAGGTATGGATCCGCCTTTTGACGTGGGGGAAGGCGAAAATCGTGC includes:
- the DAL2 gene encoding Allantoicase (EggNog:ENOG410PFHD~COG:F~BUSCO:10119at33183) translates to METITKANIIPISPQHIDKQFSKTTNLASSALESKVLSCSDEYFAAASNLLTPTPPIHRPGVFVHTGAWYDGWETRRHNPQPFDWAVIQLGVGSGIVEGVEIDTAHFVGNYGESVLVEGTYISGETGQGDEHPVTSPGYQGWSTILPIQHCGPSRRHAWALKTPSAPLTHVRVRMYPDGGFARLRLYGHAVAPSLPPALRNTSDRSVLPLEELSSALFGAVVTSVSDQHFTPASNLLLPGRGVNMGDGWETARSRDPGHVDWAIVRLGLSGSVERIVVDTKDFRGNFPRAVRVHGMMYTAADGADEDPAHNQPGWIEIIDGDRPCKADTEHVFEGEDLAPVMRNVVGFTHLKLTLIPDGGVKRFRAFGRRSLH